The Aythya fuligula isolate bAytFul2 chromosome 2, bAytFul2.pri, whole genome shotgun sequence genome contains a region encoding:
- the LOC116486690 gene encoding transmembrane protein 14C-like, producing MAYDWVGLGYAALVASGGIIGYVRAGSVPSLAAGLLFGGLAGLGAYQQAQDPKNIWLSLVASGTLSAVMGMRFYNSRKAMPGLIAGASILMVGRLGLQMMEKPLKP from the exons ATGGCCTACGACTGGGTCGGCCTCGGCTACGCCGCGCTGGTGGCCTCGGGGGGCATCATCGGCTACGTCCGGGCAG GCAGCGTCCCGTCTCTGGCCGCCGGGCTCCTCTTCGGTGGTTTAGCAGGGTTGGGGGCCTACCAGCAGGCCCAAGATCCAAAGAATATCTGGCTTTCTCTCG TGGCATCTGGAACCTTGTCTGCTGTTATGGGAATGAGATTTTACAACTCCAGAAAAGCAATGCCTGGGCTGATTGCTGGGGCCAG TATACTGATGGTTGGACGGCTTGGATTGCAGATGATGGAAAAACCTCTTAAGCCATAA
- the LOC116485591 gene encoding N-acetyllactosaminide beta-1,6-N-acetylglucosaminyl-transferase-like, whose amino-acid sequence MRQRRAVAVLVTVVLLGAAVLLGRGGWRTAGPGSGSAEGMVLERVCGALLAGQAPGMQGGGLRPATRGSSCSTYVFHSRYITRALSSEEAAFPLAYIITLHKEFETFERLFRAVYMPQNVYCVHVDGKAPAALRQAVWQLVGCFPNAFLASHTERVVYGGASRLRADLHCMQDLLASAVPWRYLLNVCGQDFPLKTNREIVRQLKGFRGKNVTPGVLPPPHVTARTRFMHQEWEGSNISGLVTPKVHKAPPPHNLTIYFGSAYIAVTRPFVKFVLRDRRAIDLLAWSQDTYSPDEHFWVTLNRIPGVPGSMPNASWEGDLKAVKWIDMEESHGGCHGHYVRGICVYGTGDLKWLFNSTCMFANKFELRTYPLTVECLELRHRKRTLSQSEVQVEPNWYF is encoded by the exons ATGCGGCAGCGACGGGCAGTGGCAGTGCTGGTGAccgtggtgctgctgggtgccgCCGTGCTGCTGGGCCGTGGCGGGTGGCGGACGGCAGGGCCAGGCAGTGGCTCAGCTGAGGGCATGGTGCTGGAGCGGGTGTGTGGGGcgctgctggctgggcaggcCCCTGGCATGCAGGGCGGTGGGCTGCGGCCCGCGACCAGGGGCTCATCCTGCAGCACATACGTGTTCCACAGCCGGTATATCACCCGTGCCCTGTCCTCCGAGGAGGCCGCCTTCCCCCTTGCCTACATCATCACCCTGCATAAGGAGTTTGAGACCTTCGAGCGGCTCTTCAGGGCGGTCTACATGCCCCAAAATGTCTACTGCGTCCACGTGGACGGTAAGGCGCCGGCTGCCTTGCGGCAGGCAGTGTGGCAGCTGGTGGGCTGCTTCCCCAACGCCTTCCTTGCCTCCCACACCGAGCGGGTGGTCTATGGCGGCGCATCCCGCCTGCGGGCCGACCTGCACTGCATGCAGGACCTGCTGGCCTCCGCCGTGCCCTGGCGGTACCTGCTGAACGTTTGCGGACAGGACTTCCCCTTGAAGACCAACCGGGAGATTGTCCGGCAGCTGAAGGGCTTCAGGGGAAAGAATGTCACCCCTGGGGTGCTGCCGCCACCCCATGTCACTGCACGAACGCGATTCATGCACCAAGAGTGGGAGGGAAGCAACATTTCGGGGCTGGTCACCCCCAAGGTGCACAAGGCTCCCCCACCACACAACCTGACCATCTACTTCGGCTCCGCATACATTGCAGTCACCCGGCCTTTTGTGAAATTCGTGCTGAGGGACCGGCGTGCCATCGACTTGCTGGCATGGTCCCAGGACACCTACAGCCCCGACGAGCACTTCTGGGTGACGCTCAACAGGATCCCAG GTGTCCCAGGCTCCATGCCCAACGCATCATGGGAAGGAGACCTGAAAGCAGTGAAGTGGATTGATATGGAAGAGAGCCATGGAGGTTGTCATG gccATTATGTCAGAGGCATTTGTGTGTATGGAACAGGTGACCTCAAATGGCTTTTTAACTCCACCTGTATGTTTGCAAATAAGTTTGAGCTCAGAACATACCCACTGACTGTGGAGTGCTTGGAGCTGAGACATCGAAAGAGAACCTTGTCCCAGAGTGAGGTTCAGGTGGAACCAAATTGGTATTTCtag
- the MAK gene encoding serine/threonine-protein kinase MAK isoform X3: MLYCRFFHRDMKPENLLCIGPELVKIADFGLARELRSQPPYTDYVSTRWYRAPEVLLRSSVYSSPIDMWAVGSIMAELYTLRPLFPGTSEVDEIFKICQVLGTPKKSDWPEGYHLASTMNFRFPQCVPISLKTLIPNASNEAIQLMTDMLNWNPKKRPTASQALKYPYFQVGQMLGPPPQYLEKQTPIKPVQPTEPKPTLPKLEAVSKPEPLSSPDVPDQMQPQPLSKVNHQPLQQIQLPQNTANQQVPKQQQPQAQPFFPTISKNSSPKQAASGPQNGTVGPKSCRRRWGQTLVKAMDSLDDLDNAEFGMSCSKKPSIALLKENKNKECLFSIPEPNAACCIQPGGENKVLMRNDSGRSNTSAKQYYLRQSRYLPGVNPKNISLVTVNKEGSHGTWNNQLFSKPLAHFGEGMPFNRNNTEENLIIPIEKLSCKERLNEKLEDPKGNPDFVGGAAYNPLGGYIPSFHKKEVGSAGQRIQLAPLGPSVSDYSWKNKAARALPGPTYNSAAKNMNILTRAPTVQPVHGRTDWVAKYGGHR; encoded by the exons ATGCTTTACTGTA GATTTTTTCATAGAGACATGAAGCCTGAAAACCTCCTTTGTATTGGTCCAGAACTTGTAAAAATAGCTGATTTTGGTTTGGCTAGAGAGCTAAGATCTCAGCCACCATATACAGATTATGTTTCTACCAGGTG GTACCGTGCTCCTGAAGTTTTGCTGAGATCATCTGTTTATAGCTCACCTATTGATATGTGGGCAGTAGGCAGCATCATGGCTGAACTATACACACTAAGACCTCTTTTCCCAGGCACAAGTGAAGTAGATGAAATCTTCAAAATTTGCCAAGTATTAGGGACTCCAAAGAAG aGTGACTGGCCAGAAGGATACCACCTTGCTTCTACTATGAATTTCCGTTTCCCACAGTGTGTCCCTATAAGCCTAAAAACTCTTATTCCAAATGCAAGCAATGAAGCCATACAGCTTATGACTGATATGCTGAACTGGAATCCAAAGAAGAGACCTACAGCAAGTCAG gctctgaaGTATCCTTACTTTCAAGTTGGCCAAATGTTAGGACCTCCTCCACAATACCTGGAGAAGCAGACTCCTATTAAGCCAGTGCAGCCAACAGAACCAAAGCCAACTTTACCCAAATTGGAAGCAGTATCCAAGCCAGAACCTCTGTCTTCACCTGATGTACCTGACCAAATGCAGCCACAGCCCCTCTCAAAGGTTAACCACCAGCCACTTCAGCAAATTCAGTTACCTCAGAATACAGCTAACCAGCAAGtaccaaaacagcagcagccacaggcacAACCATTTTTTCCGACCATCAGTAAAAACTCATCACCA aaacaagcagCTAGTGGCCCTCAGAATGGCACAGTAGGTCCTAAAAGCTGCAGGAGGCGATGGGGTCAGACTTTGGTAAAGGCTATGGATAGTTTGGATGACTTGGACAATGCTGAATTTGGAATGTCGTGTTCAAAAAAACCTAGCATTGcactgttaaaagaaaataaaaacaaggaatgCCTTTTTAG cattCCAGAACCAAATGCTGCATGCTGCATCCAGCCAGGAGGGGAAAATAAGGTTTTGATGAGAAATGATTCTGGAAGATCAAATACATCAGCAAAACAGTACTATCTAAGACAATCAAGATATCTACCTG GTGTAAACCCTAAGAACATCTCTTTAGTAACAGTCAATAAAGAAGGATCTCATGGAACCTGGAACAACCAGTTATTTTCTAAACCACTGGCACATTTTGGAGAAGGAATGCCTTTCAACAGAAATAATACAG AAGAGAACTTAATTATACCAATTGAAAAACTATCATGCAAAGAAAGGTTGAATGAAAAGTTAGAGGATCCAAAAG GAAATCCTGACTTTGTAGGAGGTGCTGCTTACAACCCATTAGGAGGATACATCCCTTCCTTTCATAAAAAAGAAGTTGGATCAGCTGGACAACGGATACAGCTAGCTCCTCTTGGTCCATCTGTATCAG ACTAttcctggaaaaacaaagctgccCGTGCATTACCAGGTCCTACTTACAATTCAGCAGCaaaaaacatgaatattttaacTCGTGCACCAACAGTTCAGCCAGTACATGGAAGAACAGACTGGGTGGCCAAATATGGAGGACACAGATAG